A window of Christiangramia forsetii KT0803 contains these coding sequences:
- a CDS encoding MotA/TolQ/ExbB proton channel family protein, translating to MKRLFSILVIAAITVLGAYNLKAANSANILPGTIVTFVQDDEEAMAGDDLEGEELGFHQELKKRFIEGGPAFMGIVLLCLILGLAIAIERIIFLNLSTTNTRKLAQDVEDALNSGGVEAAKEVCRNTKGPVASIYYQGLDRADESIEAAEKAVVAYGGVQMGQLEKNVSWVSLFIALAPMLGFMGTVIGMIQAFDRIEAAGDMQPSLVAGGIKVALLTTVFGLIVAIILQIFYNYIIAKIDSIVNDMEDASIILIDMLVAYKNKKRI from the coding sequence ATGAAAAGATTATTTTCTATTTTGGTAATCGCCGCGATTACGGTTCTTGGGGCCTACAATCTAAAGGCGGCTAACAGCGCGAATATTTTGCCAGGAACGATTGTGACCTTTGTACAAGATGACGAGGAAGCAATGGCCGGCGATGATTTGGAAGGAGAGGAACTTGGTTTTCACCAGGAACTTAAAAAACGTTTCATCGAAGGTGGTCCCGCCTTTATGGGGATCGTGCTATTGTGTTTAATTCTTGGTTTGGCTATCGCCATTGAGAGAATTATCTTTTTAAACCTTTCAACTACGAACACTAGAAAGCTTGCTCAGGATGTTGAGGATGCTCTTAATAGTGGTGGTGTTGAAGCAGCAAAGGAAGTTTGTAGAAATACAAAAGGACCTGTTGCTTCTATCTATTATCAAGGTCTCGATAGAGCTGATGAAAGCATTGAAGCTGCTGAAAAAGCGGTTGTTGCTTACGGAGGTGTTCAAATGGGACAACTTGAGAAGAACGTATCTTGGGTTTCTTTGTTTATCGCATTAGCTCCTATGCTTGGTTTCATGGGTACTGTAATCGGGATGATTCAGGCTTTTGACCGTATTGAAGCAGCAGGAGATATGCAGCCGTCACTTGTGGCAGGAGGTATTAAAGTAGCACTTCTTACTACAGTATTTGGTTTGATCGTTGCGATTATTCTTCAGATTTTCTATAACTATATCATTGCTAAGATAGACAGTATCGTTAATGATATGGAAGACGCTTCTATCATTCTTATTGATATGTTAGTAGCTTACAAGAATAAAAAAAGAATCTAA
- a CDS encoding RluA family pseudouridine synthase → MKILESHIVPAISEKIRLQEYAVSIFTSIQTRSSLKKAIKKRLVLINGEKAQTSDWIKPGQKIDLLKPFAETKKVFKLNFEVLFEDEHIAVVHKPPGFPTSGNYFKTIENALPHNLSSSSEIDTLPYPLPAHRLDNPTSGILLCAKTNSSLIKLQEAFAQKQIQKTYYAIVSGEIKEKIEIDSPIDQKISKTILIPIEFYQIENKNYTLVELNPLTGRTHQLRIHLSENNTPIIGDNLYGKEETNLLKNKSIYLFAGKISFDHPLSKKLMTFQLQLPKKFRNLGYYRAH, encoded by the coding sequence TTGAAAATATTAGAATCGCATATAGTTCCTGCAATCTCTGAAAAAATTAGATTGCAGGAATATGCGGTTTCTATCTTCACCTCCATACAAACCCGTAGCAGCCTCAAAAAAGCCATTAAAAAAAGACTGGTTCTTATTAATGGCGAAAAAGCTCAAACCAGTGATTGGATCAAGCCGGGCCAGAAAATTGATCTTTTAAAACCTTTTGCTGAAACTAAAAAGGTCTTTAAACTTAACTTTGAAGTTCTATTTGAAGACGAGCATATTGCCGTGGTCCACAAACCTCCGGGTTTTCCTACCAGCGGAAATTACTTTAAAACCATTGAAAATGCTTTACCGCACAATTTAAGTTCATCCAGCGAGATTGACACACTTCCATACCCATTACCCGCACACAGATTAGACAATCCCACGTCTGGTATTTTGCTTTGTGCAAAAACTAATAGTTCCCTTATTAAGCTTCAGGAGGCATTTGCTCAAAAGCAAATTCAGAAAACATATTACGCGATTGTGTCTGGAGAGATAAAGGAAAAAATAGAAATAGACTCTCCAATAGATCAGAAAATCTCAAAAACAATATTGATTCCCATTGAATTTTATCAGATAGAGAATAAAAATTATACGCTGGTTGAATTAAATCCGCTAACTGGAAGAACACATCAGTTAAGGATACATTTAAGCGAGAATAACACTCCAATAATTGGAGATAATTTGTACGGAAAAGAAGAGACTAATTTGTTAAAAAACAAAAGTATTTACCTGTTTGCCGGTAAAATTTCATTTGATCATCCGTTGTCCAAAAAACTAATGACTTTCCAACTTCAGTTGCCAAAAAAATTCAGGAACCTAGGCTATTACAGGGCGCATTAA
- the asnS gene encoding asparagine--tRNA ligase codes for MIQAKIAEILESDQFLQEHHVKGWVRSFRSNRFIAINDGSTIKNLQCVIDFENTDEDLIKRINVGAAISVKGTLKESQGSQQRVEVDVTELKILGDANPEEVKLTILSPKKHSLEKLREQAHLRVRTNTFGAVMRVRSKLSFAVHKYFQEKNFYYVNTPIITGSDAEGAGEMFRVSALDMKNPPKNEDGSINYKEDFFGKETNLTVSGQLEAETFALGLGQVYTFGPTFRAENSNTSRHLAEFWMIEPEVAFCDLDQNMDLAEDFIKYVLRYVIENCKEDLEFLAERQESEDKLKPKAERSEMTLLEKLNFVLDNNFKRVSYTEAIEILKNSKPNKKKKFNYVIEEWGADLQSEHERFLVEKHFKCPVILFDYPANIKAFYMRMNEDGKTVRAMDILFPGIGEIVGGSQREERLDVLKEKMAELDIPEEELWWYLDTRKFGTCVHSGFGLGFERLVQFTTGMGNIRDVIPFPRTPQNAEF; via the coding sequence ATGATACAAGCAAAAATCGCTGAAATACTGGAAAGCGATCAGTTTTTACAGGAACACCATGTTAAAGGTTGGGTACGCTCTTTTAGAAGCAATCGATTTATCGCAATTAACGATGGTTCAACTATAAAAAACCTTCAGTGTGTTATCGATTTTGAAAATACCGATGAAGATCTTATTAAAAGAATAAATGTAGGTGCTGCGATTTCTGTAAAAGGCACTTTAAAGGAAAGTCAGGGAAGTCAGCAACGTGTAGAGGTTGACGTGACCGAGCTGAAAATTCTTGGTGATGCAAATCCGGAAGAAGTAAAACTTACCATTCTTTCTCCGAAGAAACATAGCCTGGAGAAGCTTCGGGAACAGGCGCATTTAAGGGTACGTACCAATACATTCGGCGCCGTAATGCGCGTGAGAAGTAAATTATCTTTTGCCGTTCATAAATATTTCCAGGAGAAAAATTTCTACTATGTAAACACCCCCATAATTACAGGGAGTGATGCTGAAGGTGCCGGAGAGATGTTTAGGGTTTCAGCATTAGACATGAAAAATCCTCCAAAAAATGAGGATGGAAGTATTAATTATAAAGAAGATTTCTTCGGAAAAGAGACCAATCTTACTGTTTCCGGGCAGTTAGAAGCGGAAACTTTTGCGCTCGGACTTGGCCAGGTTTATACTTTTGGGCCAACCTTTAGAGCTGAAAATTCAAACACTTCACGTCACCTGGCAGAATTCTGGATGATCGAGCCGGAAGTAGCATTTTGTGATCTTGACCAGAACATGGATCTGGCTGAAGATTTTATAAAATACGTTCTTAGATACGTTATTGAAAATTGTAAAGAAGATTTGGAATTTCTGGCTGAAAGACAGGAAAGCGAAGATAAACTGAAGCCGAAAGCAGAACGTAGCGAAATGACACTTCTTGAGAAGCTAAACTTTGTTTTAGATAATAATTTCAAAAGAGTAAGTTATACAGAAGCTATCGAGATCCTGAAAAACTCCAAACCAAACAAGAAGAAGAAATTCAATTATGTCATTGAAGAATGGGGAGCCGATCTTCAAAGTGAACACGAAAGATTCCTTGTTGAAAAGCATTTTAAATGCCCGGTAATCCTTTTTGATTATCCTGCAAATATTAAGGCTTTCTATATGAGAATGAATGAAGATGGAAAGACTGTAAGAGCAATGGACATCCTTTTCCCTGGAATTGGGGAGATTGTTGGTGGAAGCCAACGTGAAGAACGTTTGGACGTTCTAAAGGAAAAAATGGCCGAGCTGGATATCCCGGAAGAAGAACTTTGGTGGTATCTGGATACCCGTAAGTTTGGAACCTGTGTGCATAGTGGTTTTGGACTTGGTTTTGAAAGACTTGTACAGTTCACTACCGGAATGGGTAATATTAGAGATGTAATTCCTTTTCCACGTACACCACAAAACGCAGAATTTTAA
- a CDS encoding porin family protein: MAVKNILSIIILIAPFFVLAQDEERDKIPDTIPFSIDSLYREDQFYVGFHFNLVTNKPSNISQESFSGGVNLGFIRDFPLNERRNIALGAGLGWSINTYGQNLFIEKNQDGSTNFRSLDDEDEYSRNRFTTQLIEAPIEFRWRTSTPESYKFWRVYTGVRLGYMYNFRSRYVDRDEEIIVNDISELNRFRLGATFTFGYNTFNFQFYYALNPFFKDATVDGEKIDLSTVKIGLTFYIL, translated from the coding sequence ATGGCTGTCAAAAATATTCTTTCAATAATTATCCTTATTGCACCATTTTTCGTCCTGGCACAGGATGAAGAGCGCGATAAAATACCGGATACTATCCCTTTCTCCATTGATAGTCTTTACAGGGAAGATCAATTTTATGTTGGATTTCACTTCAATCTCGTCACTAACAAACCTTCGAATATTTCTCAGGAGAGTTTTTCAGGAGGAGTTAATCTTGGTTTTATCCGTGATTTTCCTTTAAATGAGAGAAGAAATATTGCCTTAGGAGCTGGTCTTGGATGGTCTATAAATACTTACGGACAAAATTTATTTATTGAAAAGAATCAAGATGGTTCCACTAATTTTAGGAGTCTTGATGATGAAGATGAATATAGCCGCAATAGATTTACGACACAATTAATAGAGGCACCAATAGAATTTAGATGGAGAACTTCAACTCCTGAAAGCTATAAGTTCTGGAGGGTTTATACTGGAGTGCGATTGGGATATATGTACAATTTTAGAAGTAGATATGTAGATCGGGATGAGGAAATCATTGTAAATGATATTTCAGAATTGAATAGGTTTAGATTGGGTGCCACTTTTACCTTTGGGTATAATACCTTTAATTTTCAATTTTATTACGCGTTAAATCCTTTTTTTAAGGATGCTACAGTAGATGGAGAAAAGATAGACTTATCAACAGTTAAAATAGGTCTGACATTCTATATTCTCTAA
- a CDS encoding ExbD/TolR family protein — protein MAKRSAPEVNAGSMADIAFLLLIFFLVTTTIETDSGISRKLPQWQPEDVEPPVIKQRNIFTVEVNSNNQLLVEEEEMDLSELQEAAVEFLDNGAGAGDEACSFCQGAKDPASSVNPQKAIISLMNNRGTEYGTYIAVQNELVAAYNQLRDREAQRMYGMTFTQMEKNYNDPSFNGDKEALKEKIDIVQDMIPQKLSEAEPRS, from the coding sequence ATGGCAAAGAGATCAGCACCGGAAGTTAACGCCGGGTCCATGGCGGATATCGCCTTCTTACTCTTAATCTTTTTCCTGGTAACTACTACCATTGAAACAGATAGCGGGATAAGCAGGAAGTTACCGCAATGGCAACCTGAAGACGTTGAGCCTCCGGTTATTAAACAACGTAATATCTTTACAGTAGAGGTTAATAGTAATAACCAGCTACTTGTGGAAGAAGAGGAAATGGACCTTTCTGAACTTCAGGAAGCGGCTGTTGAGTTCTTAGATAACGGGGCGGGTGCCGGTGATGAAGCTTGTAGTTTTTGTCAAGGTGCTAAAGATCCTGCATCATCTGTGAATCCTCAAAAAGCCATTATTTCATTAATGAACAATAGAGGAACCGAATATGGTACTTATATCGCTGTTCAAAACGAACTTGTAGCTGCTTACAATCAGTTAAGAGATCGTGAAGCTCAGAGAATGTACGGTATGACGTTCACTCAGATGGAGAAGAATTATAACGATCCAAGCTTTAACGGTGATAAAGAAGCCCTTAAAGAGAAGATTGATATAGTTCAGGATATGATCCCACAGAAATTATCTGAGGCTGAACCAAGAAGCTAG
- a CDS encoding 1-acyl-sn-glycerol-3-phosphate acyltransferase, with product MQNFDDIRFYKDEEVNPALQEFMKHPMVKAMLQFTFPELSSEDIRAILKECHSISDFQSKVIYLSVERVLEKTSEGLTDDGFDKLDTSESYFYVSNHRDIILDTCLINYNLHDHDLVMTASAIGDNLVQKPFLMALSKLNRNFLVLRNQSPREMLKSSLKLSEYIKHLLFEEGRSVWMAQREGRTKDGNDFTQQGVLKMVGMGKGELDILDYFVKLKIVPVAMSYEFDPTDMLKMPEVLAKRMQEEYKKSANEDFNSIMQGAMGQKGRIQINAGKVITEEDVAGIRKKDLSINDQLKEVAILIDRAIYRNYKLWPSNYIAYDLLKNEDRFVAEYTEKEKRQFDRRVSRRVDVKNPLALNSYLLMYANPVINKLSLNEE from the coding sequence GTGCAAAACTTTGACGATATAAGATTTTATAAGGATGAAGAAGTGAATCCTGCTTTACAGGAATTTATGAAACATCCTATGGTAAAGGCAATGCTTCAGTTTACCTTTCCGGAGCTTAGCTCTGAGGATATAAGGGCTATATTGAAAGAATGTCATTCCATTTCAGATTTTCAAAGCAAGGTGATTTACCTTAGTGTTGAAAGGGTTTTGGAAAAAACCAGTGAAGGTTTAACTGACGACGGATTTGATAAACTAGATACTTCAGAATCTTATTTTTATGTATCTAACCATCGTGATATTATTCTGGATACCTGTCTTATCAATTATAACTTACACGATCATGACCTGGTAATGACGGCTTCAGCTATTGGTGATAACCTTGTTCAGAAGCCTTTCTTAATGGCTTTATCAAAACTGAATCGTAATTTTCTTGTTTTGCGTAATCAGAGTCCCAGGGAAATGCTCAAAAGTTCCCTGAAACTTTCAGAATATATAAAACATCTGCTTTTTGAAGAAGGACGTTCCGTATGGATGGCGCAGCGTGAAGGAAGAACCAAGGATGGAAATGATTTTACGCAACAGGGGGTGCTTAAGATGGTAGGAATGGGTAAGGGCGAGTTGGATATACTTGATTATTTTGTTAAGCTCAAAATAGTTCCGGTTGCCATGTCCTACGAATTTGATCCTACAGATATGCTGAAAATGCCTGAAGTGCTTGCAAAACGGATGCAGGAAGAATATAAGAAGTCTGCCAATGAGGATTTCAATAGCATTATGCAGGGGGCTATGGGGCAAAAAGGCCGTATTCAGATCAATGCAGGTAAAGTAATTACGGAAGAAGATGTTGCCGGGATAAGGAAAAAAGATTTATCTATAAATGATCAGCTAAAGGAAGTTGCCATCTTAATAGACCGCGCGATTTACCGCAATTACAAATTATGGCCTTCCAACTATATCGCCTACGATCTTCTCAAAAATGAAGATAGGTTTGTAGCTGAGTATACTGAAAAAGAAAAAAGACAATTTGATAGGCGTGTAAGTAGAAGGGTGGATGTAAAAAACCCACTTGCTTTGAACAGCTATTTATTGATGTATGCTAATCCTGTGATTAATAAACTCTCTTTGAATGAGGAGTAA
- a CDS encoding ExbD/TolR family protein produces the protein MSKFKKKKSGDLPAVNTASLPDIVFMLLFFFMVATVMRQNTLMIQNKLPFADQVEKLDKKDLIMYIYAGKPSKRYQAKYGTEARIQLNDKFASVEEVQQFIYSERESKREELIPYLTTALKVDEETNMGLVSDIKQELRKADALKINYTTVVGDAQQNVE, from the coding sequence ATGTCTAAATTTAAAAAGAAGAAGTCTGGAGATTTGCCCGCAGTAAATACGGCATCTTTACCTGATATCGTTTTTATGCTCTTATTTTTCTTTATGGTTGCAACAGTAATGCGTCAGAATACTTTGATGATTCAAAACAAATTACCGTTTGCAGATCAGGTTGAAAAGCTTGATAAGAAAGATTTGATCATGTATATCTATGCCGGTAAACCGAGCAAAAGATACCAGGCTAAATATGGAACAGAAGCCCGTATTCAGTTAAATGATAAATTTGCGAGTGTTGAAGAAGTACAGCAATTTATCTATTCTGAAAGAGAGTCTAAAAGAGAGGAATTAATTCCTTATCTAACCACTGCTCTAAAAGTAGATGAAGAGACAAATATGGGTCTTGTTTCAGATATTAAACAAGAATTGAGAAAAGCTGATGCACTCAAAATCAACTACACAACTGTGGTTGGTGATGCTCAGCAAAATGTTGAATAA
- the rpoN gene encoding RNA polymerase factor sigma-54 — protein MLKQQLNFKLSQKLSPQQIQLMKLIQLPTQAFEQRIKEEMEENPALEDGKEERIDEYDDIGNENSEDDYDNDNETIETEIDVDEYLSDDEIPSYRLNANNYSPDDDDKQVPYAAGTSFTQHLKTQLSTFRFEETEHEIAEFLVGSVDESGYIRRAVQDIVDDLAFTQNIYTDEATVEKVLDKVQQLDPAGVGARSLEECLLIQLTRKESTKQVELAKDIMERSFDHFSKKHYKKLLSRHDISEDELREAIEVIEHLNPKPGGAYSGNTRMVEHVIPDFTIKIEDGELQLTLNGRNAPEMHISRDYNNMLKGYKESKEKTKAQKDAVMFIKQKLDAAKWFIEAIKQRQQTLMVTMSSIMNYQKEYFLTGDERNLRPMILKDIADEIEMDVSTVSRVANSKYVDTPYGTKLIKEFFSESMTNDQGEEVSTREIKKILEMSIEEEDKRKPLTDEKLAKVLKDKGYPIARRTVAKYREQLDISVARLRKEI, from the coding sequence ATGCTAAAGCAACAATTAAATTTTAAATTATCTCAAAAGCTCTCTCCGCAGCAGATCCAATTGATGAAACTCATTCAATTGCCAACGCAGGCATTTGAACAGAGAATTAAGGAAGAAATGGAAGAAAATCCGGCATTGGAAGATGGAAAAGAGGAGCGGATTGATGAGTATGACGATATAGGTAATGAAAATTCTGAAGACGATTACGATAATGATAACGAGACAATAGAAACTGAGATTGATGTAGATGAATATCTTAGTGATGATGAAATCCCAAGTTACCGGCTTAATGCCAATAATTACAGCCCGGATGATGATGACAAGCAGGTTCCTTATGCCGCAGGAACTTCGTTTACCCAGCATTTAAAAACACAATTAAGCACTTTTAGGTTTGAAGAAACCGAGCACGAGATCGCAGAATTTCTTGTGGGAAGTGTTGATGAAAGTGGATATATAAGAAGAGCTGTACAGGATATAGTAGATGACCTCGCATTCACTCAGAACATTTATACTGATGAAGCAACCGTTGAGAAAGTACTTGATAAGGTACAACAACTAGATCCGGCAGGGGTGGGCGCAAGAAGTCTTGAAGAATGCCTTCTAATTCAGCTTACCCGGAAAGAATCTACTAAACAGGTAGAATTAGCAAAGGACATCATGGAACGATCTTTTGATCATTTCAGCAAAAAACATTACAAGAAGTTACTATCGAGACATGATATCTCTGAAGATGAACTTCGGGAGGCTATTGAGGTTATTGAGCATTTAAACCCGAAACCAGGTGGAGCCTATTCCGGAAACACAAGAATGGTTGAGCATGTGATTCCAGATTTCACTATAAAAATTGAAGATGGAGAGTTGCAATTAACCCTGAACGGAAGGAATGCTCCTGAAATGCACATTTCCCGGGATTACAATAATATGCTTAAAGGCTATAAAGAATCGAAAGAAAAGACCAAAGCTCAAAAAGACGCGGTTATGTTTATCAAGCAAAAACTTGATGCTGCGAAATGGTTTATAGAGGCTATTAAGCAACGACAGCAGACTTTAATGGTCACCATGAGTTCTATCATGAATTATCAAAAGGAATACTTCCTAACCGGAGATGAGCGTAATTTACGCCCCATGATATTAAAAGATATTGCCGATGAGATTGAGATGGATGTTTCTACCGTTTCCAGAGTCGCAAATTCAAAATACGTGGACACTCCATATGGAACCAAACTCATAAAAGAGTTCTTTTCCGAATCTATGACTAATGACCAGGGGGAAGAAGTATCTACAAGAGAGATCAAAAAGATCCTGGAGATGTCTATTGAAGAGGAAGATAAGCGCAAGCCTTTAACCGATGAAAAATTAGCAAAAGTCTTAAAAGATAAAGGCTATCCAATTGCCCGAAGAACGGTAGCAAAATACAGGGAACAGTTAGATATCTCTGTTGCAAGATTACGCAAAGAAATTTAA
- a CDS encoding asparaginase — MRSKSRILLIYTGGTIGMIKDYDSGALKAFNFDELLQNIPELKILEHDIETLSFEEPIDSSNMNPAFWEMIAQTINDHYDQYDGFVVLHGSDTMSYTASALSFMFENLSKPIIFTGSQLPIGDLRTDAKENLITSIQIAGLRKNGKPVISEVGLYFEYKLYRANRTTKVNAEHFQAFSSMNHPALAESGVYLSVNYKALWKPNRKQKTKLHTGFDNEVLVLKMFPGINESTVEHILSKKNLKGVVLETYGSGNAPSDSWFLDILREKIKNGLSIINVTQCIGGSVTMGQYETSVGLKKIGVVSGKDITTEAAVSKLMYLLGKELSPKVFKTIYETSLRGEMS; from the coding sequence ATGAGGAGTAAGTCCAGAATATTACTCATATATACTGGTGGAACCATTGGTATGATTAAAGATTATGATTCCGGTGCCTTAAAAGCCTTCAATTTTGATGAGCTTTTACAGAATATTCCTGAATTAAAGATCCTGGAACATGATATTGAAACTTTAAGTTTTGAGGAGCCAATAGATTCATCTAATATGAATCCGGCGTTTTGGGAAATGATCGCTCAAACTATTAATGATCATTATGATCAATATGATGGTTTTGTGGTTCTACATGGAAGTGATACGATGTCTTACACCGCATCTGCGTTGAGTTTTATGTTTGAGAACTTATCTAAGCCTATTATATTTACCGGTTCACAATTGCCAATTGGAGACCTTCGTACAGATGCCAAAGAGAATCTAATTACCAGTATTCAAATAGCAGGACTCCGGAAGAACGGAAAGCCTGTAATTTCTGAAGTAGGCTTGTATTTTGAGTATAAACTGTATCGTGCTAACAGAACTACTAAGGTGAATGCAGAGCATTTTCAGGCATTTTCTTCCATGAATCACCCTGCTTTGGCAGAATCTGGAGTATATCTTTCTGTAAATTATAAAGCGCTTTGGAAGCCTAACAGGAAACAGAAGACGAAATTGCACACTGGTTTCGATAATGAAGTCCTGGTTTTAAAAATGTTTCCGGGTATTAATGAAAGTACGGTGGAGCATATTTTATCTAAAAAGAATTTAAAAGGAGTGGTTCTTGAAACCTACGGTAGCGGAAATGCACCTAGTGATTCCTGGTTCCTGGATATTTTGAGAGAAAAAATTAAAAATGGACTGAGTATAATTAATGTAACTCAGTGTATCGGAGGCAGTGTCACTATGGGCCAGTATGAGACAAGTGTAGGTCTCAAAAAAATTGGTGTGGTGTCTGGAAAAGACATTACAACGGAAGCTGCAGTGTCAAAATTAATGTATTTATTAGGCAAAGAATTATCGCCTAAAGTGTTCAAAACTATTTATGAAACATCGTTAAGAGGGGAAATGTCCTAA